From Pseudoalteromonas viridis, one genomic window encodes:
- a CDS encoding tetratricopeptide repeat protein, with amino-acid sequence MKVFKKVLLASALSCAGLVAPSMVSVLPGVDLAVAHAETKTKRVPALREKVYSQLARAQKLADDGDVKGGLEVLDSIKERSGSMNSYEIAMMHNFYGFIYYNENQLDKAIASFEQVVAEEAIPESLRLSTTFSLAQLAMANGDYKATVDYLERWKKINTQPIKSNYYVLKAQALYQDKNYQSAVENINIAISLTESEGNVPKENWLVLQRALYYSMNQPKKVADVLEKMVKLFDKPEYWVQLAGMFGELGEEKKQLALLETAKQRGFIKKRSDVIQLAQVYLFNGLPYKAAVALDEGIKSGVVEGNAKNYAFIAEAYVQSKDEDKSISYFVKADKEVGHGNYLQRIAEVYINLEKFDEAADAARAALDKGELTFESNAYVALGMAQYNLQNFDASILAFEQAEKHKKSANLAKQWIKYVKREKIHAETLKQALL; translated from the coding sequence ATGAAAGTATTTAAAAAAGTCTTGTTGGCAAGTGCACTTAGTTGTGCCGGCCTGGTGGCGCCAAGTATGGTCTCGGTGTTACCGGGTGTAGACCTTGCAGTTGCACATGCAGAAACCAAAACAAAGCGCGTACCGGCACTGCGCGAAAAAGTATACAGCCAGCTGGCACGTGCACAAAAGCTGGCCGATGATGGCGACGTCAAAGGTGGTCTGGAAGTTCTGGATTCCATTAAAGAACGTTCCGGTAGTATGAACTCTTACGAAATTGCTATGATGCATAATTTCTATGGGTTTATCTATTACAACGAAAATCAGCTTGATAAAGCCATTGCATCATTTGAACAAGTTGTTGCTGAAGAAGCGATCCCTGAATCACTGAGATTATCCACGACTTTTAGTCTGGCGCAATTGGCCATGGCCAATGGCGATTATAAGGCCACGGTTGATTATCTTGAAAGATGGAAAAAGATTAATACTCAGCCAATTAAAAGTAATTATTATGTATTAAAAGCGCAGGCTTTATATCAGGATAAAAACTATCAATCGGCTGTAGAAAATATCAATATAGCGATATCATTAACAGAAAGTGAAGGTAATGTTCCCAAGGAGAACTGGCTGGTTCTGCAAAGGGCATTATATTACTCAATGAATCAACCTAAAAAGGTTGCCGACGTACTGGAAAAAATGGTTAAGCTGTTTGATAAGCCAGAATACTGGGTCCAGTTAGCGGGTATGTTTGGTGAGCTGGGCGAAGAGAAAAAACAATTAGCCCTGCTCGAAACAGCCAAACAGCGTGGCTTTATTAAAAAGCGCAGTGACGTTATCCAGCTCGCTCAGGTTTACCTGTTTAATGGTTTACCGTACAAGGCTGCGGTGGCTCTGGATGAAGGCATCAAAAGTGGGGTTGTCGAAGGCAATGCTAAAAATTACGCCTTTATCGCCGAGGCCTATGTTCAGTCTAAGGATGAAGATAAGTCCATATCCTACTTTGTAAAAGCAGACAAAGAAGTAGGGCATGGTAATTATCTGCAACGTATTGCCGAGGTCTACATTAATCTGGAAAAGTTTGATGAAGCAGCCGACGCTGCGCGCGCGGCCCTGGATAAAGGGGAGCTGACTTTCGAGTCAAACGCCTACGTGGCATTAGGTATGGCACAATACAACCTGCAAAACTTCGACGCGTCAATACTTGCGTTTGAACAGGCAGAAAAGCACAAAAAATCAGCTAATCTCGCCAAGCAATGGATTAAATACGTTAAGCGCGAAAAAATTCATGCCGAAACGTTAAAGCAAGCTTTGTTATGA
- a CDS encoding sugar MFS transporter gives MSEINTNQSYVASGDAKNNNYLLPLTAMTTLFFLWGFITVLNDVLIPRLKAVFDLSYTEAMLIQFCFFSAYFIVSLPAGAFLKRFGYKNGVLTGLVVAAAGCMLFYPAVVVHEYWIFLSALFVLASGITVLQVSANPYVAALGPEKTASSRLNLAQALNSLGTTVGPAVGGMLLFGAGASMATDATADSVKVPYLILAGALLLIAAVFAFLKLPTIEAHTEEGDCKARGHKLTEAPHLVMGVAAIFCYVGAEVAIGSFLVNYFAEPSIAGMEEHTAAKYISYYWGGAMVGRFIGSAALQKIAPSKALMFNAIAIIALLLLTMSTDGKLAMFAVLAVGLFNSIMFPTIFSIAIEGLGSLTSKGSGWLCLAIVGGALVPLAQGLVADNAGIQISFIVPMVCYVFIAWYGLNVVSLYKQWQQKVDS, from the coding sequence GTGAGCGAAATTAACACTAACCAAAGTTATGTAGCCAGTGGAGATGCAAAAAACAACAACTATTTGTTGCCACTGACCGCCATGACCACCCTGTTTTTTTTATGGGGCTTTATTACTGTACTGAACGATGTACTGATCCCGCGCCTGAAGGCGGTGTTTGACCTCAGTTATACCGAAGCTATGCTGATCCAGTTTTGTTTTTTCAGCGCCTATTTTATCGTTTCTTTACCTGCCGGCGCATTCCTCAAGCGCTTTGGTTACAAAAACGGTGTTCTGACCGGCCTGGTTGTAGCAGCAGCAGGATGTATGCTGTTTTATCCGGCCGTGGTTGTTCATGAGTACTGGATATTCCTGAGCGCGTTGTTTGTACTGGCTTCAGGTATTACTGTGCTGCAAGTTTCTGCAAACCCCTATGTTGCGGCACTGGGCCCAGAGAAAACCGCCTCAAGTCGATTGAATCTGGCGCAGGCACTCAATTCATTGGGAACAACCGTTGGTCCGGCGGTTGGTGGCATGTTGTTGTTTGGTGCCGGTGCCAGTATGGCAACTGATGCAACAGCAGACTCCGTTAAAGTCCCTTATCTGATACTTGCCGGTGCCTTGCTGCTGATTGCTGCGGTATTTGCGTTTTTAAAGCTGCCGACCATCGAAGCGCATACAGAAGAAGGGGATTGCAAAGCCCGTGGTCACAAGTTGACCGAAGCTCCGCATCTGGTGATGGGGGTTGCGGCTATCTTTTGTTACGTAGGCGCAGAAGTTGCGATTGGCAGTTTCCTGGTTAACTATTTTGCCGAGCCGTCAATTGCCGGAATGGAAGAGCATACCGCAGCCAAATACATTTCATACTACTGGGGTGGTGCTATGGTAGGGCGGTTTATTGGCTCTGCGGCACTGCAAAAGATTGCGCCGTCAAAAGCACTGATGTTCAATGCCATTGCCATTATTGCACTGTTGCTTCTGACGATGTCGACAGATGGCAAACTGGCGATGTTTGCGGTACTAGCTGTGGGCCTGTTTAATTCAATCATGTTCCCGACCATTTTCTCAATCGCCATTGAAGGACTGGGCTCTTTAACTAGTAAAGGATCTGGCTGGTTATGTCTGGCAATTGTGGGTGGTGCACTGGTACCGCTGGCACAGGGTCTGGTTGCGGACAATGCCGGGATCCAGATTAGCTTTATTGTTCCTATGGTCTGTTATGTCTTTATCGCCTGGTATGGACTGAATGTGGTGTCTCTGTACAAGCAGTGGCAGCAAAAAGTCGATAGCTAA
- a CDS encoding GH92 family glycosyl hydrolase → MYRIISVATLATMISVFPLGEANASNTQWVDPFIGTGGDGHTFPGAVVPFGMVQLSPDTDNPMRGVSPQPEIYKRCAGYHYDDTTIVGFSHTHFSGTGHSDLGDLLIMPISGEVKTNPGTAKDPDSGYRSRFSHDQEWAEAGYYGVELQDYNIKAELTASPRVGMHQYTFKNGGEGHVLFDLTSAIYNFENKVIWSDIRKINDTTLLAYRATNGWARNRQMYFAIEFSQPIDNYRFINEDDKRYRCMGCLGKEKHSTIENKAVKMSAGKAIKFVASFDNVENKPLQVKVALSAVSRSNALENLQAEIPHWDFNKVREAANSEWASYLDKVDVAGTRSEKRQFYTALYHALQAPSLYQDVNGQYRGVDGEIHDGKGFEHYTLYSLWDTYRALHPLLTYIDPDRVSGMIQSMLVHYQQSYEKMLPIWSFHAHETWTMIGYHAVSVIADAYLKGIRDYDLDLAVEAIINTANNPVYDAIPEYKQFGYVPMDVLPESVSITLEYAYDDFAIARMFEAMGKSEQAKQYFARAMSYKNVFDPQSGFMRGRDSQGRWDPEFNPFKAKYMGPFTEGNAMQYSFYVPQDVAGLITLMGGDEAFTQRLDDLFDTPLSHDMIKEHEDIAGLIGNYAHGNEPSHHIAYLYNYAGKPWKTQQRIRQIMDTLSSDKPDGLAGNDDVGQMSAWYIFSAMGFYPVAPGDLAYAIGAPQTPKVTLKLANGKQFTTTAVGLSDANKYIQSVTLNGKALERSYLTHNDIMSGGELRYVMGDKPNKNWGRAFKARPPALSEYQ, encoded by the coding sequence ATGTATCGCATCATATCGGTAGCAACCCTGGCTACTATGATATCAGTATTTCCGCTGGGGGAGGCTAACGCGTCGAATACTCAGTGGGTAGACCCATTTATAGGCACTGGCGGTGATGGCCACACCTTCCCGGGGGCTGTAGTACCCTTTGGCATGGTTCAGCTGAGCCCGGATACCGATAACCCCATGCGCGGCGTATCACCACAACCAGAGATCTATAAGCGCTGTGCAGGCTATCATTATGACGATACCACCATAGTCGGCTTTTCTCATACACACTTTTCCGGCACCGGACACTCTGATCTTGGCGATCTACTGATCATGCCCATCAGCGGGGAAGTTAAAACCAATCCGGGTACGGCAAAAGATCCCGACTCTGGCTATCGCTCGCGATTCTCGCACGATCAGGAATGGGCCGAAGCGGGCTACTATGGAGTAGAGCTACAAGACTACAATATTAAGGCCGAGCTCACAGCCAGTCCCCGGGTTGGTATGCACCAATACACGTTTAAAAATGGCGGCGAGGGTCATGTTTTGTTCGACCTGACTAGTGCAATTTATAATTTTGAAAACAAAGTCATCTGGAGTGATATCCGCAAGATAAACGACACTACGCTGCTTGCATATCGGGCAACCAATGGTTGGGCGCGTAATCGTCAAATGTACTTTGCGATTGAATTTTCGCAGCCAATCGACAATTACCGTTTTATCAACGAAGATGACAAGCGCTATCGTTGCATGGGCTGTCTGGGTAAAGAAAAACACTCAACCATAGAAAACAAAGCTGTAAAAATGAGTGCAGGTAAGGCGATAAAGTTTGTTGCCAGTTTTGACAATGTTGAAAACAAGCCTCTCCAAGTTAAGGTTGCCTTGTCTGCCGTTAGCCGCAGTAACGCACTGGAAAACCTGCAAGCGGAAATACCACACTGGGACTTTAATAAGGTACGCGAAGCGGCAAACTCCGAGTGGGCATCCTACTTGGACAAAGTGGACGTTGCAGGCACTCGCTCCGAAAAGCGTCAGTTTTACACCGCGCTGTATCATGCCTTGCAGGCGCCCAGTTTATATCAGGACGTCAATGGACAATATCGTGGTGTTGATGGTGAAATTCACGATGGTAAAGGCTTTGAGCATTATACCCTGTACTCGCTGTGGGACACTTATCGGGCGCTGCATCCTTTGCTGACCTATATCGACCCCGACAGAGTTTCGGGCATGATCCAGTCCATGCTGGTGCATTATCAGCAAAGTTACGAAAAGATGTTACCCATCTGGTCGTTCCATGCCCACGAGACCTGGACCATGATAGGCTACCACGCCGTTTCTGTGATAGCTGATGCCTATCTCAAAGGGATCCGAGATTACGACCTAGACTTAGCTGTCGAAGCTATCATTAATACGGCCAACAACCCAGTGTACGATGCGATCCCTGAATATAAGCAGTTTGGGTACGTGCCAATGGATGTGTTACCAGAGTCTGTGTCTATCACGCTTGAATATGCCTACGATGATTTTGCCATTGCCAGAATGTTTGAGGCGATGGGTAAAAGTGAGCAGGCTAAACAGTATTTTGCCCGTGCAATGAGCTATAAGAATGTCTTCGACCCGCAAAGTGGCTTTATGCGCGGTCGTGACAGCCAGGGACGCTGGGATCCAGAGTTTAACCCGTTTAAGGCTAAATACATGGGGCCTTTTACCGAAGGTAATGCCATGCAATACAGTTTTTATGTCCCGCAAGATGTTGCCGGCCTCATTACCTTAATGGGCGGAGACGAGGCGTTTACTCAGCGTCTCGATGACTTGTTTGATACGCCTTTATCTCATGACATGATCAAAGAGCATGAAGACATCGCCGGTTTGATAGGTAATTACGCCCATGGTAATGAACCCAGTCATCATATTGCATACTTGTATAACTACGCCGGTAAACCGTGGAAAACCCAGCAACGCATTCGCCAGATTATGGATACCTTGAGCTCGGATAAACCCGACGGTCTGGCAGGTAATGATGACGTAGGGCAAATGTCGGCCTGGTATATCTTCTCCGCAATGGGCTTCTATCCGGTAGCCCCTGGTGACCTGGCGTATGCGATAGGCGCACCACAAACGCCCAAGGTCACGTTGAAATTGGCAAATGGTAAGCAGTTTACAACCACTGCGGTTGGTTTGAGCGATGCAAACAAATATATTCAATCGGTTACTTTGAATGGCAAGGCCCTTGAGCGCAGTTATCTGACTCATAACGACATTATGTCGGGCGGTGAGTTGAGGTATGTGATGGGCGATAAACCAAATAAAAATTGGGGCAGAGCCTTTAAAGCAAGGCCCCCGGCTTTGTCTGAGTACCAGTAG
- a CDS encoding MotA/TolQ/ExbB proton channel family protein: protein MAATLALSSSAFAAEQAMDLDTLLKQLEQGQTAQNAQNAQREAQFKAQQSEQVRMLRELTANRDGELDRSERLETQFEENEIKLGNLSDTLSKRMGSLKELFGVLQQVAGDSSNKFRTSVVSAEIPNRSAFMDDMAQRMGSSTKLASIEDIEKVWVELQREMTEQGKVSRYTSDVIVAGGAKEQKEVLRVGAFNLIADGKYLSYNPETNTLSELTRQPTARFTQSAADLQSAQSGIVDFALDPTGGSILGLLVQAPNTKEQVEQGGAVGYVILGVGLLALLIAIERFISLMIMGAKINRQLKDSVAREDNPLGRVMKVKEQYPDVAYDTLELKLSEAILREMPKITRNLTLIKIISVVAPLLGLLGTVTGMINTFQAITLFGTGDPKLMAGGISTALVTTVLGLVVAIPTVFLYTLLNTRSRNLLLILQEQSAGIIAERSEKGA, encoded by the coding sequence ATGGCAGCGACACTGGCCTTGTCGAGCTCAGCATTTGCAGCCGAGCAAGCGATGGACCTGGATACCCTGTTAAAACAACTTGAGCAAGGTCAGACAGCCCAGAACGCGCAAAACGCACAACGTGAAGCGCAGTTTAAGGCACAACAGAGCGAACAGGTTCGCATGCTGCGCGAACTGACAGCAAACCGTGACGGTGAGCTAGACCGCTCAGAGCGCCTTGAAACACAGTTTGAAGAAAATGAAATTAAACTTGGTAACCTGAGCGATACGCTATCTAAGCGCATGGGTTCACTAAAAGAGCTATTCGGTGTGCTGCAACAGGTTGCGGGAGACTCAAGTAACAAATTCCGCACCTCTGTGGTCTCTGCTGAAATTCCAAACCGCAGCGCGTTTATGGATGATATGGCACAGCGCATGGGTTCAAGCACTAAGCTTGCGTCTATCGAAGACATTGAAAAAGTCTGGGTTGAGTTACAACGCGAAATGACCGAGCAGGGTAAAGTCTCTCGTTATACTTCAGATGTAATTGTTGCCGGTGGTGCCAAAGAGCAAAAAGAAGTTTTGCGTGTTGGCGCGTTTAACCTGATTGCTGATGGTAAATACTTGTCTTACAACCCGGAAACTAACACATTGTCTGAGTTGACGCGTCAGCCTACTGCACGCTTCACACAAAGTGCGGCTGACCTTCAGTCTGCGCAATCAGGTATTGTCGACTTTGCACTTGACCCAACAGGCGGCTCAATTTTGGGTTTGCTGGTTCAGGCACCAAACACCAAAGAGCAGGTTGAGCAGGGTGGTGCGGTAGGTTATGTCATCCTGGGCGTAGGTTTGCTTGCACTGTTAATTGCCATCGAGCGCTTTATCTCTCTGATGATTATGGGTGCCAAAATCAACCGTCAGCTAAAAGACTCTGTTGCACGCGAAGACAACCCGCTGGGTCGTGTGATGAAAGTTAAAGAGCAATACCCGGATGTCGCGTATGACACACTTGAGCTTAAGTTAAGTGAAGCAATCCTGCGTGAGATGCCAAAAATTACCCGTAACCTGACCCTGATTAAGATTATTTCAGTGGTTGCCCCGCTGCTTGGTCTATTGGGTACGGTAACCGGTATGATCAATACCTTCCAGGCAATTACATTGTTTGGTACAGGTGACCCGAAACTCATGGCTGGTGGTATCTCTACCGCACTTGTTACAACAGTGCTGGGTCTGGTGGTTGCTATCCCAACCGTGTTCCTATACACCCTGCTTAACACACGCTCTCGTAACTTGCTGCTTATCCTGCAAGAGCAAAGTGCCGGCATCATCGCTGAACGCAGCGAGAAAGGAGCGTAA
- a CDS encoding MotA/TolQ/ExbB proton channel family protein, with protein sequence MVLLVDAINALREFLDTGGQVLLVIGLVTFLMWLLILERFMFVFGKFRTYRKDLLNSWSSREERNSWNAEQIRQAMISRAGIQLNSNLPYINVMVALCPLLGLLGTVTGMIEVFNVMAITGSGSARSMAAGVSKATIPTMAGMVGALSGVFASTFLQRKAKREVELLEDKLLLDH encoded by the coding sequence GTGGTTCTTTTAGTAGATGCAATTAATGCGCTACGTGAGTTCCTAGATACAGGTGGCCAGGTTCTCCTGGTCATCGGACTGGTCACATTTCTGATGTGGTTGTTGATCCTCGAGCGCTTTATGTTTGTGTTCGGCAAGTTCAGAACGTATCGCAAAGATCTGCTGAACAGCTGGAGCAGCCGAGAGGAAAGAAACAGCTGGAATGCAGAGCAGATCCGCCAGGCCATGATCTCACGAGCCGGTATTCAGCTTAACAGTAACTTACCTTATATCAATGTCATGGTTGCCCTGTGTCCTCTACTGGGTCTGCTCGGTACAGTGACCGGCATGATTGAAGTATTTAATGTTATGGCAATCACAGGTTCCGGAAGTGCCCGTTCAATGGCTGCCGGTGTATCCAAGGCAACCATTCCTACTATGGCTGGTATGGTTGGCGCGCTGTCCGGGGTGTTTGCCTCGACCTTTTTGCAACGCAAAGCAAAGCGCGAAGTAGAACTGCTGGAAGACAAGCTGTTGCTTGACCACTAG
- a CDS encoding methyl-accepting chemotaxis protein yields the protein MFSALKFTTKITLAASLVLVIVLSLFTVNNFILMRSQTQAQLTLVLQEISESVSQNIANWLNDRLDIVSSVASGHRTGDATADILRRVQTAHEAGHFKNTFIGTPDGQFVLNDTSVVLPSDFDATQRPWYKLAERKRDTAFTTPYIDVTSNELTITAVVPIMMNGRFSGVAGGDIDMATITDIVNEIDFLGYGYGFLLDAEGRILSHPNTALNDKPMSDLFGTKLPLSESFADLTIDGKEKLVSFVKMRGIKNVDWYLGVVIDKEIAYSSVASFRNMALIYMLVGVVVIVVMLQLLLKYLMRPMVHLNEAIKDIAQGEGDLTRRLEVENNDEFGELSNYFNLFVDKIHESISKVKETTLALEQVMAGLQSQTQGALDIYTEQTKRTDSVATAINELSSSAVEISNNAKHASELATEANSLSSQGQVALNANIEEIGSLSAKMQEAQSTIDGLDKLTSSIGQVLEVIKGVSEQTNLLALNAAIEAARAGEAGRGFAVVADEVRQLAQRTQESTQEIENTIGELQQGSASAVAVMKSSIDDSSNSAQQAQSAGTKMQEVTHAIDSIDGVNHAVASATQEQNAVIQSLDSDIHGISDLCVEGSDSLTKTLEECRTLKLQFDELEHMLAKFKV from the coding sequence ATGTTTAGTGCGCTCAAATTTACAACTAAAATAACACTGGCCGCTTCATTGGTGCTGGTGATCGTGCTTTCCCTTTTTACCGTGAATAACTTTATTCTGATGCGCTCGCAAACTCAGGCTCAGCTGACCCTGGTATTGCAGGAAATCTCTGAGTCGGTGTCGCAGAATATCGCTAACTGGCTAAACGACAGGCTGGATATTGTCAGCTCGGTCGCGAGCGGCCATCGAACAGGCGATGCCACGGCGGATATTCTACGTCGAGTACAAACAGCTCATGAGGCTGGGCATTTTAAGAATACCTTTATTGGCACGCCCGACGGCCAGTTTGTTCTGAACGATACCAGCGTCGTATTGCCCAGTGATTTTGATGCCACCCAGAGACCCTGGTATAAACTCGCAGAACGAAAACGCGATACTGCGTTTACCACCCCCTATATTGATGTCACCAGTAACGAGCTGACCATAACCGCAGTTGTCCCTATCATGATGAACGGTCGTTTCTCTGGCGTTGCCGGTGGTGACATAGACATGGCGACCATTACAGACATAGTCAACGAAATTGATTTTCTGGGTTACGGTTATGGCTTTTTACTCGATGCAGAGGGCCGAATCCTGAGCCACCCAAATACAGCGCTCAACGATAAACCTATGTCAGACTTGTTTGGTACTAAACTCCCGCTGTCCGAGTCATTCGCTGACTTGACGATAGACGGTAAAGAAAAACTGGTGTCTTTTGTCAAAATGCGAGGTATTAAGAATGTCGACTGGTACCTGGGCGTGGTGATCGACAAAGAAATTGCCTACAGCTCAGTGGCTTCTTTCCGTAATATGGCCCTGATCTACATGCTGGTGGGTGTTGTGGTGATTGTAGTGATGTTACAGCTGCTACTGAAATACCTGATGCGGCCAATGGTTCATTTGAACGAGGCAATTAAAGACATCGCCCAGGGAGAAGGCGATTTAACCCGCAGACTGGAAGTTGAAAACAACGATGAGTTTGGTGAGCTGTCTAATTACTTCAACCTGTTTGTAGACAAAATTCACGAGAGTATTTCTAAGGTCAAGGAAACCACGCTGGCGCTGGAGCAGGTCATGGCCGGGCTGCAATCGCAAACACAGGGTGCCCTGGACATTTATACTGAACAAACCAAACGCACCGACAGTGTCGCAACCGCCATTAACGAACTGTCCTCCAGCGCGGTTGAGATTTCAAATAATGCCAAGCATGCCTCAGAGCTTGCGACAGAGGCAAACAGCTTATCAAGCCAGGGCCAGGTTGCACTGAATGCCAATATCGAAGAGATAGGCTCTTTGAGTGCTAAGATGCAGGAAGCCCAGTCAACAATCGATGGCCTGGATAAACTGACCTCAAGTATCGGTCAGGTGCTTGAAGTGATTAAAGGGGTCAGTGAGCAGACTAATCTGCTGGCACTCAACGCGGCAATCGAGGCGGCGCGCGCCGGTGAGGCCGGACGCGGGTTTGCCGTGGTGGCTGATGAGGTAAGACAGCTTGCCCAGCGTACACAGGAATCGACTCAGGAAATTGAAAACACCATTGGTGAATTGCAACAGGGATCTGCATCGGCCGTTGCGGTAATGAAGTCGAGTATCGACGATTCAAGTAACAGCGCGCAGCAGGCACAATCTGCTGGAACTAAGATGCAGGAAGTGACACATGCAATCGACTCTATCGACGGCGTAAACCATGCCGTGGCCAGTGCAACGCAGGAACAAAATGCAGTGATCCAGTCGCTCGACAGCGACATTCACGGGATCAGTGATTTGTGTGTCGAGGGCAGCGACAGCCTGACCAAAACTCTGGAAGAATGCCGGACACTAAAATTGCAATTTGATGAACTTGAACATATGCTCGCCAAGTTCAAGGTCTAA
- a CDS encoding ExbD/TolR family protein has protein sequence MRAPLAKVFQEEEAEEINMTPMLDVVFIMLIFFIVTASFVKEAGIDVNRPEAATAVKKQRANILVAISDKGEIWINKRQVDIRAVQANIERLKAENPQGSVVIQADKKATTDTLIKVMDASRAAGAFDVSIAAQES, from the coding sequence ATGAGAGCTCCACTAGCAAAGGTTTTTCAGGAAGAAGAAGCTGAAGAAATTAACATGACGCCCATGCTGGACGTTGTATTTATCATGCTTATCTTCTTTATCGTTACTGCGTCTTTCGTCAAAGAAGCGGGTATTGATGTCAACCGCCCGGAAGCGGCGACAGCCGTGAAAAAGCAGCGTGCCAATATCCTTGTTGCCATTTCGGACAAAGGCGAAATCTGGATCAACAAACGCCAGGTTGATATCCGCGCGGTACAGGCCAACATCGAGCGCCTGAAAGCGGAAAATCCACAAGGCAGCGTGGTTATTCAGGCAGATAAAAAAGCAACCACAGATACCCTAATCAAGGTAATGGATGCATCTCGTGCAGCAGGCGCGTTTGATGTATCGATTGCAGCACAGGAATCATAG
- a CDS encoding DUF3450 domain-containing protein — protein sequence MKCVNHLLLAGMVAVAANAQANDLDKVIDSSSAINQSALQSQNKINSIADDMQSRLQKFRTLNKEIDGLVVYNSQLDKQIKNQLEEMAAINASMDQVSVIERQITPLMMRMITGLEQFVALDVPFLKNERAERIAKLQAMMDRADVSSSEKFRRVLEAYQVEVEYGRTIEAYSTLLTVDGQEREVDMLRIGRLELLYVTKDGSKAGSWNKESKSFNALPDTNISQINKGIRIARKQLAPDMLTLPIQAAE from the coding sequence ATGAAGTGCGTTAACCACTTGCTATTAGCAGGTATGGTCGCAGTAGCGGCTAATGCTCAGGCAAACGATCTGGATAAGGTCATTGATTCAAGTTCGGCGATTAACCAGTCCGCTTTGCAATCTCAAAACAAAATCAACTCAATTGCAGATGATATGCAGTCACGTCTGCAAAAGTTCAGAACCCTGAATAAAGAAATCGATGGCCTGGTTGTTTACAACAGCCAGCTGGATAAGCAGATCAAAAATCAATTAGAAGAAATGGCTGCTATCAATGCATCGATGGATCAGGTATCGGTTATCGAGCGTCAAATAACGCCGCTGATGATGCGCATGATCACCGGTCTTGAGCAATTCGTTGCTCTGGATGTGCCATTTCTTAAAAATGAACGCGCCGAGCGTATCGCAAAGCTACAGGCCATGATGGACCGCGCTGATGTGTCTTCCAGTGAAAAATTCCGCCGCGTTTTAGAAGCGTATCAGGTAGAGGTTGAATACGGTCGCACTATCGAAGCTTACTCAACACTGCTTACCGTAGATGGTCAGGAGCGCGAAGTCGATATGCTACGTATCGGACGTCTTGAGCTACTTTACGTAACCAAAGATGGCAGTAAAGCCGGTAGCTGGAATAAAGAGAGCAAGTCTTTCAATGCATTGCCAGACACCAACATCAGTCAAATCAACAAGGGTATCCGTATTGCCCGTAAGCAACTTGCCCCGGATATGTTAACTCTGCCAATTCAGGCTGCAGAATAA
- a CDS encoding energy transducer TonB, with amino-acid sequence MRYLLALVIAGIVTFFLFLGMQALITGGEGKMEEPVKGNVLDFVRLKKEETVQKKERKPQKPPTPKEPPPPMDAPQMQSNNLDAAGADFNFSADVAADVDLAGGLALESSDGEYLPIVKVAPVYPRRALSRGIEGYVIVEFIVTKQGTVRDPVVVKAEPENIFERAAMDAALKFKYKPRVVNGEAVEVAGVQNKISFQING; translated from the coding sequence ATGCGTTACTTACTAGCACTCGTTATTGCAGGTATTGTGACTTTTTTCTTGTTTCTCGGTATGCAAGCACTGATCACAGGCGGCGAAGGCAAAATGGAAGAGCCCGTCAAAGGCAATGTACTTGACTTTGTTCGCCTGAAAAAAGAAGAAACAGTTCAGAAAAAAGAACGCAAGCCACAAAAACCACCAACGCCGAAAGAGCCGCCTCCACCTATGGATGCGCCTCAGATGCAAAGTAATAACCTCGATGCTGCAGGCGCTGATTTTAACTTTAGCGCAGACGTTGCAGCCGATGTAGACCTTGCCGGTGGACTGGCACTTGAATCCAGTGACGGTGAATATTTGCCAATCGTTAAGGTTGCGCCTGTCTATCCCAGACGTGCGCTGTCACGCGGTATCGAAGGGTATGTCATCGTTGAGTTTATCGTGACGAAGCAAGGCACGGTAAGAGATCCGGTGGTCGTCAAAGCTGAACCGGAGAATATTTTTGAGCGTGCGGCAATGGATGCGGCTTTGAAATTTAAGTACAAGCCACGTGTTGTGAACGGTGAAGCGGTAGAAGTAGCCGGTGTTCAGAACAAGATCTCATTCCAGATCAATGGCTAA